In a genomic window of Punica granatum isolate Tunisia-2019 chromosome 6, ASM765513v2, whole genome shotgun sequence:
- the LOC116211405 gene encoding probable protein phosphatase 2C 47 — protein MAPGTEVSPQVRLGEEQGKGSRSSSPMEDEDGDTIENLNQSKGGKPPLNLSVMRHCNSSALLVELDQDAGMTKSPPNEMSSFLPVFRSGSCSDKGPKQYMEDEYICVDNLHDHIGTNADLPTPGAFYGVFDGHGGVDAASFTKRNILKYIVEDAYFPTGMRKAMKSAFVKADHAFADTSCLDSSSGTTALIALILGRTMLIANAGDSRAVLGKRGRAIELSKDHKPNCTSERLRIEKLGGVIYDGYLNGQLSVARALGDWHIKGSKGSKCPLSSEPELEELTLTEEDEFLIIGCDGLWDVMSSQCAVTMVRRELMQHNDPERSSRALVKEALQRNTCDNLTVVVVCFSRDPPPKIEIPRSHKRRSISAEGLDVLKGVLNGV, from the exons ATGGCTCCAGGGACGGAAGTTTCGCCGCAGGTTAGGCTAGGCGAGGAGCAGGGCAAGGGGAGCCGATCATCGTCTCCGATGGAGGATGAAGACGGTGACACGATAGAGAATCTTAACCAGTCCAAGGGCGGGAAGCCTCCATTGAACCTGTCTGTCATGAGGCATTGTAATAGCTCAGCTCTCTTGGTTGAATTG GATCAAGATGCCGGAATGACCAAGTCCCCGCCGAATGAGATGTCCAGCTTTCTCCCAGTATTCCGATCGGGAAGCTGCTCAGACAAAGGACCCAAGCAGTATATGGAGGACGAGTACATCTGCGTGGATAATCTACATGATCACATTGGGACCAATGCAGATTTACCGACTCCAGGAGCATTTTATGGG GTATTTGATGGTCATGGTGGTGTTGATGCTGCTTCCTTCACCAAGAGAAACATCCTCAAGTATATAGTTGAAGATGCTTACTTTCCGACTGGCATGAGGAAAGCCATGAAGAGTGCTTTTGTGAAAGCTGATCATGCTTTTGCGGACACGAGCTGTTTAGACAGCTCCTCAGGCACCACCGCCTTGATCGCACTGATCTTAGGAAG GACTATGCTAATTGCCAATGCTGGGGACTCAAGGGCCGTGCTTGGAAAGAGGGGAAGAGCAATCGAGCTTTCAAAGGACCACAAGCCCAACTGCACCTCGGAACGGCTAAGGATTGAGAAACTGGGCGGGGTCATATACGATGGATACTTGAATGGGCAGCTCTCGGTGGCCCGAGCACTTGGAGACTGGCACATAAAGGGTTCCAAGGGCTCAAAATGCCCGCTTAGCTCTGAACCTGAGCTAGAAGAGCTGACGCTGACAGAAGAAGATGAGTTCCTGATCATCGGGTGCGACGGGCTCTGGGACGTGATGAGCAGTCAGTGTGCAGTCACGATGGTGCGACGGGAGCTCATGCAACATAACGATCCGGAGAGGTCCTCAAGGGCGCTCGTGAAGGAGGCGCTCCAGAGGAATACCTGCGATAACCTGACGGTGGTTGTTGTCTGCTTCTCAAGGGACCCACCGCCGAAGATCGAGATCCCAAGGTCTCACAAGCGGAGGAGCATATCTGCTGAAGGTTTGGATGTCCTCAAGGGGGTCTTGAACGGTgtatga
- the LOC116211404 gene encoding pentatricopeptide repeat-containing protein At2g17525, mitochondrial, with amino-acid sequence MLRLCKSSRLSHNSSPVTQQISLLLFLSKPISSSALPRSPSSSSSTLVPSHDHIARLILDQKTASSALHAFQWAASLPGFTHSQSTYRALVHKLCSFRRFDAVHHLLDEMSGSIGSPPDEDIFLTIVRGLGRARMIKDSIKVLDLVRKFDREPSLKVYNSVLDVLVKEDIDVAREFYRKKMMGHGVEGDEYTFGILMKGLCLTNRIGDGFKLLQVMKLSSVKPNTVIYNTLLHALCKNGKVGRARSLMSEMDEPNDVTFNILISGYCKEENLVQALVLLEKSFSLGFVPDLVTVTKVLELLCNSGRVMEAVEVLERVESKGGAVDVVAYNALIKGFCNSEKVKLGRRLMKDMESKGCLPNLDTYNVLITGFCDSNMLDAAMELFDEMKTDGVRWNFDTFDGLIHGLCSGGRVQDGFKILELMEENKGGSSGRISPYNSILYGLYREGQMHEALDFMIRMERLFPRQVERSSRILRSCREASMDDAMRVYEQMNDEGGSTSVIVYDALIRGFCEEDRVRESFEIMNEMISSRYFPTASTFNCLINTFCQQGKVPSGLKLLEDLVGRGCMPDGESYAPLIDGFCRTRDLPRAWKVLVQMVEKGVCPNYLVWECLLRCLTQDTAWSESDHISRICNLSQQDTET; translated from the coding sequence ATGCTCAGACTCTGTAAATCTTCGAGATTGTCGCACAATTCCTCCCCAGTAACCCAACAAATCTcccttctcctcttcctctcaaAACCCATCTCATCCTCAGCCCTGCCGCGGTCGCCGTCGTCGAGTTCGTCGACTCTTGTTCCTTCTCACGACCACATTGCCCGCCTGATCCTCGACCAGAAGACTGCCTCCTCAGCCCTCCACGCCTTCCAATGGGCCGCGAGCCTCCCCGGCTTCACCCACTCCCAGTCCACCTACCGCGCTCTAGTCCACAAGCTCTGTTCCTTCCGCCGCTTTGATGCCGTCCACCACCTGCTCGACGAAATGTCCGGCTCAATTGGGTCGCCCCCAGACGAGGACATCTTCCTCACTATTGTCCGCGGCCTTGGCCGGGCCCGGATGATCAAAGATTCTATCAAAGTCCTTGACTTGGTGCGCAAGTTCGACCGGGAACCTTCCCTGAAGGTCTACAACTCGGTCCTCGACGTGCTGGTGAAGGAAGACATTGATGTGGCTCGGGAGTTCTataggaagaagatgatgggGCATGGAGTCGAGGGCGATGAGTACACCTTCGGGATACTGATGAAGGGCCTATGCTTAACGAATAGGATCGGGGACGGGTTTAAGCTGTTGCAGGTCATGAAATTGAGCTCAGTGAAGCCGAACACCGTCATATACAACACGTTGCTTCATGCCCTCTGCAAGAATGGAAAGGTGGGTCGGGCGAGGAGCTTGATGAGCGAGATGGATGAACCCAATGATGTGACCTTCAATATCTTGATATCGGGTTACTGCAAGGAAGAGAATCTGGTCCAGGCTCTGGTTCTGTTAGAGAAGAGCTTTAGTTTGGGTTTTGTTCCGGATCTTGTGACTGTAACCAAGGTGCTTGAGCTCCTCTGCAATTCGGGACGAGTTATGGAAGCGGTCGAGGTGTTAGAGAGAGTAGAGAGCAAAGGAGGGGCAGTAGATGTCGTGGCTTATAACGCGTTGATAAAGGGGTTCTGTAATTCGGAGAAGGTGAAATTGGGGCGCAGGCTTATGAAGGATATGGAATCTAAGGGATGCCTTCCGAATTTAGACACCTATAACGTATTGATTACGGGTTTTTGTGATTCTAATATGTTAGATGCGGCAATGGAATTGTTTGATGAGATGAAAACGGATGGTGTGAGGTGGAACTTTGACACTTTCGATGGATTGATTCACGGACTCTGTTCGGGAGGAAGGGTGCAAGACGGGTTCAAGATTTTGGAGCTCATGGAGGAGAACAAAGGCGGCTCTTCTGGTCGCATTAGTCCTTATAACAGCATACTATATGGTCTATATCGAGAAGGTCAGATGCATGAGGCTCTCGATTTCATGATCAGGATGGAGAGACTGTTTCCCAGGCAAGTCGAGCGGAGCTCGAGGATACTCAGGTCCTGTAGAGAGGCCAGCATGGACGATGCAATGAGGGTTTACGAGCAAATGAATGATGAGGGGGGCTCTACAAGCGTAATAGTCTATGATGCCCTGATTCGAGGGTTCTGTGAAGAAGACCGTGTGAGGGAATCGTTTGAGATTATGAATGAGATGATATCTAGTAGATACTTCCCAACTGCTTCGACCTTCAATTGCCTGATTAACACGTTCTGCCAGCAGGGGAAGGTTCCGAGCGGTTTGAAGCTATTGGAGGATTTGGTAGGGAGAGGATGCATGCCCGATGGAGAAAGTTATGCTCCATTGATCGATGGGTTCTGCAGGACCAGGGACTTGCCGAGAGCTTGGAAGGTTCTCGTGCAGATGGTCGAAAAGGGCGTCTGTCCTAATTATCTGGTATGGGAATGTCTGCTTCGGTGTCTAACTCAAGATACAGCGTGGTC